The Thermodesulfobacteriota bacterium genome includes a region encoding these proteins:
- a CDS encoding cytochrome C: MKRLAYLLATGALLAAGTVQAADFRHDEHLAYTEGEACTICHAPDDRTIVPATSMCLECHDQDFVDAVKIPGPATHGPLWAFQHTPAAKGRTYDCAACHQQSFCTECHKSGFADEQGSFGNAMANVHRSDFHVTHPIAARTDPQLCASCHEPQSCTDCHDRFNRTDLAVQSHRRGFSDLLTSPSGAAHEQFDETQCQTCHPNSVLPSHRWSGDHAREARKNLVTCQACHPQGDVCLKCHSARSGLMVNPHPKDWGDIQSRLNRASGGKTCRKCH; the protein is encoded by the coding sequence ATGAAGCGACTCGCATACCTGCTGGCAACCGGCGCGCTCCTGGCGGCGGGGACGGTACAGGCCGCGGACTTCCGCCACGACGAGCACCTGGCGTACACCGAAGGGGAGGCGTGCACCATCTGCCACGCTCCCGACGACCGCACCATCGTCCCGGCCACGAGCATGTGCCTGGAGTGCCACGACCAGGACTTCGTGGACGCGGTCAAGATTCCCGGGCCGGCGACCCACGGCCCCCTGTGGGCCTTCCAGCACACCCCGGCCGCCAAGGGCCGCACCTACGACTGCGCGGCGTGCCACCAGCAGAGCTTCTGCACCGAGTGCCACAAGTCGGGTTTCGCCGACGAGCAGGGCAGCTTCGGCAACGCCATGGCCAACGTGCACCGCTCCGACTTCCACGTGACCCACCCCATCGCGGCGCGCACCGACCCGCAGCTGTGCGCGAGCTGCCACGAGCCCCAGTCCTGCACCGACTGCCACGACCGGTTCAACCGTACCGATCTGGCCGTGCAGTCGCACCGGCGGGGGTTCAGCGATCTGCTCACGAGCCCCTCGGGCGCCGCCCACGAGCAGTTCGACGAGACCCAGTGCCAGACCTGCCACCCCAACTCGGTGCTCCCGTCCCACCGGTGGTCGGGCGATCACGCCCGGGAGGCCCGCAAGAACCTGGTCACCTGCCAGGCCTGCCACCCCCAGGGCGACGTGTGCCTCAAGTGCCACAGCGCCCGCAGCGGCCTGATGGTGAATCCGCATCCCAAGGACTGGGGCGACATCCAGAGTCGACTCAACAGAGCGAGCGGCGGCAAGACCTGCCGCAAGTGCCACTAG